A genomic window from Hippocampus zosterae strain Florida chromosome 13, ASM2543408v3, whole genome shotgun sequence includes:
- the si:ch211-113e8.11 gene encoding uncharacterized protein si:ch211-113e8.11 isoform X2, with product MRTDVVDGAPPDKKTRNYLLETDSATSESDESDHGHLESYKSLQPSKKQSSLTSSSPATTSPHKLPPPSLHGCSESSVFANPFKAQAEQKLSALQKHVPLTMQAKPSQIGGKRICVSYRKSGRCRFGIKCKFAHDSDLQTTVTSNDSHASLSDEGEVGSRTGTSQKTPKEAEKDESEGQMMKKRRVGVSDTLIPPKKAMKQFNMLRSKERHNMY from the coding sequence ATGAGAACGGATGTCGTTGATGGGGCTCCACCGGACAAGAAGACCCGGAACTACTTACTAGAGACTGATTCTGCCACCAGTGAGTCTGATGAATCTGACCACGGACACCTGGAATCTTACAAGTCGTTACAGCCAAGTAAAAAACAGTCCAGTCTGACTTCTTCTTCTCCCGCCACAACCAGCCCTCACAAACTGCCCCCTCCTAGTCTGCATGGCTGCTCAGAAAGCAGCGTGTTTGCAAACCCATTCAAAGCTCAGGCTGAGCAAAAACTCAGTGCCTTGCAGAAACATGTCCCGCTCACAATGCAGGCCAAGCCCTCTCAGATTGGAGGCAAGAGGATATGCGTCTCCTACAGGAAAAGTGGAAGATGTAGATTCGGGATCAAGTGCAAGTTTGCACACGACAGTGATCTCCAGACAACAGTTACTTCCAATGACTCTCATGCAAGTTTGAGTGACGAGGGGGAAGTTGGGTCACGCACGGGCACCTCTCAGAAGACCCCGAAAGAGGCTGAGAAAGACGAGTCAGAAGGCCAGATGATGAAGAAGCGCAGGGTTGGTGTGAGCGACACACTGATCCCTCCTAAGAAAGCCATGAAGCAGTTCAACATGCTGAGAAGCAAAGAACGCCACAATATGTACTGA
- the cntf gene encoding ciliary neurotrophic factor isoform X1, producing MADRRSGAAGAPDQGRTTAARAAAIAELLLLEISNLLELYSKRETFTADVIAGDSRLVSVPPPSSQLDTPDKLWRLHAALIQCRGLMERAIAKEDEEMGSGTGEYETLRKMVKERLSFLINMTGELVKAVDGPAMMMPSLNDSVEPDSLTLFELKLWVFRVFTEVDYWAKTAVTILQALPKERVRTTRHRSTRSSRR from the exons ATGGCAGACCGGCGGAGTGGTGCGGCCGGGGCGCCCGATCAAGGCAGGACGACGGCGGCCCGAGCGGCTGCTATAGCCGAACTTTTGCTTCTGGAGATCTCCAATTTACTGGAACTTTAT AGCAAGCGGGAGACCTTCACTGCTGATGTCATAGCTGGGGACAGTCGTTTGGTGTCCGTACCTCCTCCGTCCTCCCAGCTGGACACCCCGGACAAGCTATGGCGCTTGCACGCGGCCCTGATCCAGTGCCGAGGCCTAATGGAGAGAGCCATTGCCAAAGAGGATGAAGAGATGGGCAGTGGGACGGGGGAGTACGAGACCCTGAGGAAAATGGTGAAGGAGAGGCTCTCGTTTCTCATAAACATGACTGGAGAACTTGTCAAAGCTGTAGACGGCCCGGCGATGATGATGCCAAGTTTGAATGACAGCGTAGAG CCGGACAGCCTGACCCTTTTTGAGCTGAAGCTGTGGGTGTTCCGCGTCTTCACAGAAGTGGACTACTGGGCCAAGACGGCAGTCACCATCTTGCAAGCGCTCCCTAAAGAGCGAGTCAGGACCACTCGCCATCGGAGTACCAGAAGCTCTCGCAGATGA
- the cntf gene encoding ciliary neurotrophic factor isoform X2: MADRRSGAAGAPDQGRTTAARAAAIAELLLLEISNLLELYSKRETFTADVIAGDSRLVSVPPPSSQLDTPDKLWRLHAALIQCRGLMERAIAKEDEEMGSGTGEYETLRKMVKERLSFLINMTGELVKAVDGPAMMMPSLNDSVEVGPDGNADTGSRVRGDKAGQPDPF; encoded by the exons ATGGCAGACCGGCGGAGTGGTGCGGCCGGGGCGCCCGATCAAGGCAGGACGACGGCGGCCCGAGCGGCTGCTATAGCCGAACTTTTGCTTCTGGAGATCTCCAATTTACTGGAACTTTAT AGCAAGCGGGAGACCTTCACTGCTGATGTCATAGCTGGGGACAGTCGTTTGGTGTCCGTACCTCCTCCGTCCTCCCAGCTGGACACCCCGGACAAGCTATGGCGCTTGCACGCGGCCCTGATCCAGTGCCGAGGCCTAATGGAGAGAGCCATTGCCAAAGAGGATGAAGAGATGGGCAGTGGGACGGGGGAGTACGAGACCCTGAGGAAAATGGTGAAGGAGAGGCTCTCGTTTCTCATAAACATGACTGGAGAACTTGTCAAAGCTGTAGACGGCCCGGCGATGATGATGCCAAGTTTGAATGACAGCGTAGAGGTAGGCCCCGATGGTAACGCTGACACGGGATCAAGGGTCAGAGGTGACAAAG CCGGACAGCCTGACCCTTTTTGA
- the si:ch211-113e8.11 gene encoding uncharacterized protein si:ch211-113e8.11 isoform X1, producing MNALVGYSGSSESDSDGDSENVNSNRGGMRTDVVDGAPPDKKTRNYLLETDSATSESDESDHGHLESYKSLQPSKKQSSLTSSSPATTSPHKLPPPSLHGCSESSVFANPFKAQAEQKLSALQKHVPLTMQAKPSQIGGKRICVSYRKSGRCRFGIKCKFAHDSDLQTTVTSNDSHASLSDEGEVGSRTGTSQKTPKEAEKDESEGQMMKKRRVGVSDTLIPPKKAMKQFNMLRSKERHNMY from the exons ATGAACGCTCTTGTTGGCTACAGCGGCTCATCTGAGTCCGACAGTGATGGAGACTCCGAGAATGTAAACAGTAATCGTGGAGG CATGAGAACGGATGTCGTTGATGGGGCTCCACCGGACAAGAAGACCCGGAACTACTTACTAGAGACTGATTCTGCCACCAGTGAGTCTGATGAATCTGACCACGGACACCTGGAATCTTACAAGTCGTTACAGCCAAGTAAAAAACAGTCCAGTCTGACTTCTTCTTCTCCCGCCACAACCAGCCCTCACAAACTGCCCCCTCCTAGTCTGCATGGCTGCTCAGAAAGCAGCGTGTTTGCAAACCCATTCAAAGCTCAGGCTGAGCAAAAACTCAGTGCCTTGCAGAAACATGTCCCGCTCACAATGCAGGCCAAGCCCTCTCAGATTGGAGGCAAGAGGATATGCGTCTCCTACAGGAAAAGTGGAAGATGTAGATTCGGGATCAAGTGCAAGTTTGCACACGACAGTGATCTCCAGACAACAGTTACTTCCAATGACTCTCATGCAAGTTTGAGTGACGAGGGGGAAGTTGGGTCACGCACGGGCACCTCTCAGAAGACCCCGAAAGAGGCTGAGAAAGACGAGTCAGAAGGCCAGATGATGAAGAAGCGCAGGGTTGGTGTGAGCGACACACTGATCCCTCCTAAGAAAGCCATGAAGCAGTTCAACATGCTGAGAAGCAAAGAACGCCACAATATGTACTGA